In Streptomyces sp. NBC_01707, a genomic segment contains:
- a CDS encoding DUF1707 domain-containing protein, giving the protein MRASDAERERVAEVLREAVAEGRLQMEEFEQRLDATYKARTHGELEPLVRDLPAPGGVVAPVGAGSSPARTGSSGVDWAARVGGPATSTGAFAFWGGFRRKGTWTVARKFTAFAMWGGGEIDLREARFEDREVVVRCFTIMGGMQVTVPPELDVEVRGIGIMGGFGDRASGEGIPSPGSPRVRITGFALMGGVDVERKRTKAEKERERARQLKKGTGEE; this is encoded by the coding sequence ATGCGTGCTTCCGATGCCGAGCGTGAGCGTGTCGCCGAGGTCCTGCGCGAGGCGGTGGCAGAGGGTCGGCTGCAGATGGAGGAGTTCGAGCAGCGGCTCGACGCCACCTACAAGGCGCGTACACATGGCGAGTTGGAGCCACTGGTCCGTGATCTTCCGGCGCCCGGCGGGGTGGTGGCACCGGTGGGTGCGGGAAGCTCGCCCGCGCGTACGGGTTCGTCCGGTGTCGACTGGGCGGCACGTGTCGGCGGCCCCGCCACCTCGACAGGGGCGTTCGCTTTCTGGGGCGGCTTCAGGCGCAAGGGCACATGGACGGTGGCCCGGAAGTTCACCGCGTTCGCGATGTGGGGCGGCGGCGAGATCGATCTGCGCGAGGCCCGCTTCGAGGACCGTGAGGTCGTCGTCCGCTGCTTCACGATCATGGGCGGGATGCAGGTGACGGTCCCGCCGGAGCTGGATGTCGAGGTCAGGGGCATCGGCATCATGGGCGGCTTCGGCGACCGGGCGTCGGGCGAGGGCATCCCCTCTCCGGGCTCACCGCGGGTGCGGATCACCGGCTTCGCGCTGATGGGCGGGGTCGATGTGGAGCGCAAGCGGACGAAGGCGGAGAAGGAGCGGGAGCGTGCCCGGCAGCTGAAGAAGGGAACGGGGGAGGAGTAG